One window of Falco cherrug isolate bFalChe1 chromosome W, bFalChe1.pri, whole genome shotgun sequence genomic DNA carries:
- the LOC129734571 gene encoding olfactory receptor 14C36-like, with protein sequence MSNSSSITQFLLLALADTRELQLLHFWLSLGIYLASLMANGLIITAVVCDHHLHTPMYFFLLNLSLLDLGSISTTLPKAMANSLWDTRDISYSGCAAQLFLIVFFLSAECSLLTVMAYDCYVAICQPLHYGTLLGSRACVHMAAAAWASGFLNSLLQTANTFSLPLCHGNALGQVFCEIPQILKLSCSHTYLREVGLIVISSCLACGCFVFIILSYVQIFRAVLRIPSEQGRHKAFSTCLPHLAVVSLFLSTAMFAHLKPPSISSPSLDLVVSVLYSVVPPALNPLIYSMRNQELKGAMCKLITGCSEGIKL encoded by the coding sequence AtgtccaacagcagctccatcacccagttcctcctcctggcattggcagacacgcgggagctgcagctcttgcacttctggctctccctgggcatcTACCTGGCCTCCCTCATGGCCAACGGACTCATCATCACTGCTGTAGTATGTGACCACCACCTGCACACCCCcatgtacttcttcctcctcaacctctccctcctcgacctgggctccatctccaccactctccccaaagccatggccaactccctctgggacaccagggacatcTCCTACTCaggatgtgctgcacagctcttcctgattgtctttttcctttcagcagagtgTTCTCTCCTCACCGTCATGGCCTATGACTGCTacgtggccatctgccagcccctgcactacgggaccctgctgggcagcagagcttgtgtccacatggcagcagctgcctgggccagtGGGTTTCTCAACTCCCTCCTACAGACAGCAAATACTTTTTCACTGCCGCTCTGCCACGGCAATGCCCTGGGACAGgtcttctgtgaaatcccacagatcctcaagctctcctgctcacaCACCTACCTCAGGGAAGTGGGGCTTATTGTGATTAGTTCCTGTTTAGCCTGtggatgttttgttttcattattctgtCCTACgtgcagatcttcagggctgtgctgagaaTCCCCTCCGAGCAGGGacggcacaaagccttttccacgtgcctccctcacctggccgtggtctccctctttctcagcaCTGCCATGTTTGCCCACCTGAAgcccccctccatctcctccccatccctggacctGGTGGTGTCAGTTCTGTACTcggtggtgcctccagcactgaaccccctcatctacagcatgaggaaccaggagctgaagggTGCAATGTGCAAACTGATAACTGGATGTTctgaaggaataaaattatga